A genomic region of Oncorhynchus mykiss isolate Arlee chromosome 16, USDA_OmykA_1.1, whole genome shotgun sequence contains the following coding sequences:
- the LOC110491398 gene encoding kinesin-like protein KIF20B isoform X2 gives MDTCLDKKPAKVGPIVVEDLRENLFADCCAIPSAMPQDSVSFEKEHLRAYLRIRPFTAEENESGESQECVSMEPPDTVLLRAPRTSLSTRRQTSHSDGDKPVSQTAQRFQFTQVYGPDTTQRQMFDGTVKRLVRDVLEGGNSVVFTYGVTNAGKTFTLLGPESDGGILPRSLNVIFNSIEGRVYTRNDIKPHRCRDFTRLTKFQQDEETTNKLNLLRLSKESGFLKSTMSSTCRSTILEGSSLSDVSDQGEGDRFCLDVDSHTKYSVWVSFCEIYNENIHDLLEPIPNGSHRRTVLRLSQDINGNTFVKALKWVQVNNFEEAYKIMKIGKKNQSFSCTKLNNVSSRSHSIFSIRILRIEDVGVPRVHTISELSLCDLAGSERCGRTQNKGVQLKEAGNINTSLLILGKCINTLRLNQQAKFRQHVPFRESKLTHYLQGFFSGRGKACMIVNINQCASMYDEMLNVLKFSAVAQKVVVLNIKPVLAIAPKISAREVSLIINNADCKDLWSRRKSSMVAWETTLEDLQEDEDDEEESCDEGMAEETILEELRENLLTEEAEKLALESHIRGEVTIEFMELFSKMESDYNERLAKEREITEDRVDKRLEILKNLVGKSVSECASVSCDKETTREDKVGLLEGIVDTMRDDLARIRRDAEAAQTCLVDLPESPGTVASLMKQVDNLSEELFKTQQQLKLKTNEMAEMSIEMKTLCGQLEEAKENLESQTQNFEALMETCHEKDNVITKLQEAMDQNSDASTRDRALVDSIKEEILSLKQNCKCMSRDSPSSEEGRKRHADVLEDLDDQPALKKGSLEVERLILADELEKLQVVCRQKDMTISQLKEENEAKVQKLETVKGEIKNDVAEELKRERVSFEQTVQKLSDDLEEQTDCCEAVMASLEKERKETARLSKDNKALVNGIFQLQQTSLKVESSVKTLQTELTEQTERSAKLPEELEAARALSKGLKDKSNQKYQTIESLTLETERLRKDAEELKVSSAQRNNSKFHDTIDAMKRQCEIVVEKSVQKSQRIADLEQELNQVREQLSGQEELCNQLETQWSEAQFNLQGYELENGASNKIMKSYADLKKVAGHQKEQIVDLEVQVQASGGSSEKIAELEKQLAEMEAQCRALQERLEEAQRKLEEVESHGKSKEKVIEDMRLALTEQERTQTEQEQILEAKMKEIEALSEELTSLKGGCLQKNTNGAKSSHVLNDCPGQCENVKWECQRTEERLRLSNEQYESERWLEEKAILMKVANGPEEEKSPCLALEFLRGCSEELRCRQLQTEEETLPTQPSEKEESREESGSLVEALKLEMQKLQERKADKERELRELANFQTQEELDFSEVSTDGSREHCFPKPELEIQFTTLQPNKLNIRRQGEDKISRSARKRKSNEMEKVQIRSNDPVESENKKNIKLRRDNRVNIQSPTVLCVKADQKKQQTPASLKCKKDGTLQMIGDFIQSSPSLLGSKVKTVMGIVSGRPTERKKDTAVKPKRTKRKLYKTDISSPLDIPSHLILGLDQDERKQPSHSQEAATVENSKEINTNLVQSV, from the exons ATGGATACGTGTTTGGACAAGAAACCAGCGAAAGTGGGACCGATTGTGGTTGAGGATTTGAGAGAGAATTTGTTTGCTGATTGTTGTGCAATTCCATCTGCTATGCCACAG GATTCTGTATCATTTGAGAAAGAGCATCTGCGGGCCTACCTCAGGATACGTCCCTTTACCGCAGAAGAGAATGAAAGTGGTGAATCTCAG GAATGTGTCTCCATGGAACCACCAGACACCGTTTTACTCAGGGCACCTAGGACCTCTTTATCAACCAGACGACAAACCAGTCACTCAGACGGTGACAAACCAGTCTCTCAGACAGCCCAACGATTTCAGTTCACCCAG GTGTATGGCCCTGACACTACACAGAGGCAGATGTTTGATGGCACAGTGAAACGTCTGGTAAGGGATGTTCTAGAAGGAGGGAATTCTGTTGTCTTCACATATGGAGTCACCAACGCTGGGAAGACATTCACATTACTCG GCCCTGAGAGTGATGGTGGAATTTTGCCAAGGTCGTTGAACGTGATCTTCAACAGCATTGAGGGCAGAGTTTACACGCGGAACGACATCAAACCACATCGATGCAGAGACTTCACCAGGCTCACAAAGTTCCAGCAGGATGAAGAGACTACAAATAAGCTAAACCTCTTGAGACTGTCAAAGGAG AGTGGTTTTCTGAAAAGTACGATGAGCTCCACTTGCAGGTCAACAATACTGGAGG GTTCTTCCTTAAGCGATGTCAGTGAtcagggggaaggagacaggttctgCCTGGATGTGGACTCCCACACTAAATACTCTGTGTGGGTGTCCTTCTGTGAAATCTACAATGAGAATATCCACGACCTACTGGAGCCCATTCCTAATGGCTCACATAGGAGAACCGTCCTTCGGCTGTCCCAGGACATCAATGGCAACACCTTTGTGAAAG CTCTAAAGTGGGTTCAAGTAAACAATTTCGAGGAGGCGTACAAAATCATGAAGATCGGAAAGAAGAACCAGAGTTTCTCCTGCACGAAGCTCAACAACGTCTCCAGCAGAAGCCATAGCATATTCTCCATTCGGATCTTGCGTATTGAAGATGTTGGTGTACCCAGAGTCCACACAATTAGCGA GTTGTCGTTGTGTGATCTGGCTGGATCGGAGAGATGTGGAAGGACTCAGAATAAAGGAGTGCAACTAAAAGAGGCTGGCAACATCAACACCTCATTGCTGATTCTGGGCAAATGCATCAACACTCTGAGGCTCAACCAACAAGCCAA GTTTCGACAACATGTGCCCTTCAGAGAGAGCAAGCTCACACACTACCTCCAGGGCTTTTTCTCTGGTAGAGGGAAAGCCTGCATGATCGTCAACATCAACCAATGCGCCTCCATGTACGACGAGATGCTCAACGTCCTCAAGTTCTCTGCTGTCGCCCAAAAG GTGGTGGTCCTCAATATCAAACCAGTCCTTGCCATTGCCCCGAAGATATCTGCCAGGGAGGTGTCCCTCATCATCAACAATGCTGACTGCAAAGACCTATGGAGTAGGAGGAAGAGCTCCATGGTGGCTTGGGAAACCACTCTGGAGGATTTGCAGGAAGAtgaggatgatgaagaggaaAGTTGTGATGAGGGAATGGCAGAGGAAACCATTCTTgag GAACTAAGGGAGAATCTTCTGACGGAGGAAGCTGAGAAATTGGCTTTGGAGTCTCACATCCGTGGAGAGGTCACCATCGAGTTCATGGAGCTATTCTCCAAAATGGAAAGTGATTACAA CGAGCGTCTTGCGAAAGAGAGGGAGATCACCGAGGACCGAGTGGACAAGAGGTTGGAAATCCTGAAAAATTTAGTCGGCAAGAGTGTCAGCGAGTGTGCAAGTGTCTCTTGTGACAAGGAAACAACAAGG GAGGATAAGGTAGGGCTCTTGGAGGGGATCGTTGACACTATGCGAGACGACCTGGCTAGAATCAGGAGGGATGCGGAGGCTGCACAGACCTGCCTGGTGGACCTGCCTGAGTCTCCTGGCACTGTGGCCAGCCTGATGAAGCAAGTGGACAACTTATCAGAGGAGCTCTTCAAGACCCAACAGCAACTCAAACTCAAAACCAATG AAATGGCCGAAATGAGCATTGAAATGAAAACATTGTGCGGACAGCTAGAGGAAGCGAAGGAG AATTTGGAATCTCAGACACAGAATTTTGAGGCCTTAATGGAAACCTGCCATGAGAAAGACAATGTGATAACCAAGCTGCAGGAAGCAATGGACCAGAATAGTGATGCTTCAACTAGGGAT AGGGCCTTGGTTGACTCCATCAAGGAGGAGATCCTGAGCTTGAAACAGAATTGTAAATGTATGAGCCGGGACAGTCCCAGTTCTGAGGAGGGCAGAAAACGCCATGCAGATGTCCTGGAAGATCTTGATGATCAGCCTGCGCTGAAGAAag GGAGTCTTGAGGTCGAGCGTCTCATTCTGGCAGACGAGTTGGAGAAACTCCAGGTGGTATGTCGCCAAAAAGACATGACCATTTCACAGTTAAAAGAAGAAAACGAGGCGAAGGTTCAGAAGTTGGAGACGGTCAAAGGAGAGATAAAGAATGACGTCGCTGAAGAGCTCAAACGTGAGAGGGTTTCATTCGAACAGACTGTCCAGAAGCTCAGCGATGATCTGGAGGAGCAGACTGATTGTTGTGAAGCTGTTATGGCCTcgctggagaaagagaggaaagagacagccAGGCTCTCCAAAGACAACAAAGCTCTTGTCAACGGCATCTTCCAGCTCCAGCAGACATCATTGAAAGTGGAGTCTTCGGTGAAAACTCTCCAAACAGAACTAACCGAACAGACTGAGAGGTCCGCCAAGCTTCCAGAGGAGCTAGAAGCAGCCAGAGCACTCTCGAAGGGTCTTAAAGACAAATCAAACCAAAAATACCAAACCATTGAATCCTTGACTTTGGAAACAGAACGACTCCGGAAGGATGCGGAGGAACTGAAGGTCTCTTCTGCACAGAGGAACAACTCCAAGTTCCATGACACCATAGATGCCATGAAGAGGCAGTGTGAGATCGTGGTGGAGAAGTCGGTTCAGAAGAGCCAGCGGATAGCTGACCTGGAGCAGGAGCTCAACCAGGTCAGAGAGCAGCTCTCTGGACAGGAGGAACTCTGCAACCAGCTAGAGACACAGTGGTCGGAGGCCCAATTTAACCTACAGGGCTATGAATTAGAGAACGGGGCTTCAAACAAAATTATGAAGAGTTACGCCGACCTCAAAAAGGTGGCAGGCCACCAGAAGGAGCAGATCGTGGACCTGGAGGTGCAGGTGCAGGCCTCTGGAGGCAGCTCTGAGAAGATTGCAGAGTTGGAGAAGCAGCTGGCTGAGATGGAGGCCCAGTGCAGAGCTCTGCAAGAGAGACTAGAAGAGGCTCAACGGAaactggaggaggtggagagtcATGGAAAGTCCAAGGAAAAGGTGATTGAAGACATGCGTCTTGCACTGACAGAGCAGGAGAGAACACAGACCGAACAAGAGCAGATTCTGGAAGCCAAGATGAAAGAGATTGAGGCTTTAAGTGAGG AGCTGACAAGTTTGAAGGGTGGCTGCCTACAGAAAAACACAAACGGTGCCAAGTCCTCTCATGTCCTCAACGACTGTCCCGGCCAGTGCGAGAACGTGAAGTGGGAATGTCAACGGACCGAAGAGCGCTTGAGG CTGTCTAATGAACAGTATGAGTCGGAGAGGTGGCTTGAAGAGAAGGCCATTCTGATGAAGGTAGCCAATGggccagaggaggagaagagtccGTGCCTGGCCCTGGAGTTCTTGAGAGGGTGTTCAGAAGAGCTCCGCTGTAGGCAGCTGCAGACTGAAGAG GAGACCTTGCCAACGCAGCCCTCTGAGAAagaagagagcagggaggagagtGGCTCTCTGGTCGAGGCCCTCAAATTAGAGATGCAGAAACTACAGGAGAGGAaagcagacaaagagagagaactcAGGGAGCTCGCCAACTTCCAAACACAAGAG GAACTGGACTTCTCGGAGGTGTCCACAGACGGCAGCCGAGAGCATTGCTTCCCCAAACCAGAGCTGGAGATCCAATTCACCACTCTGCAACCCAACAAGCTGAACATCCGGAGGCAGGGAGAGGACAAAATCAGCCGCTCAGCCAGGAAGAGAAAAAGCAACGAGATGGAGAAGGTACAGATCAGATCAAAT GACCCTGTGGAAAGTGAAAACAAAAAGAATATAAAGTTGAGGAGGGACAACAGAGTGAACATACAG TCGCCGACCGTGCTCTGTGTAAAAGCAGACCAGAAGAAGCAACAGACCCCAGCAAGTCTGAAATGCAAAAAGGATGGAACCCTCCAGATGATTGGAGACTTCATCCAGAGTTCCCCAAGTCTGCTCGGAAGCAAAG TGAAGACAGTTATGGGGATTGTAAGTGGAAGACCTACAGAGCGAAAGAAAGACACAGCAGTGAAACCGAAGAGGACCAAGAGGAAACTGTACAAGACCGACATCTCCTCCCCTTTGGACATCCCGTCTCATCTG ATCCTTGGTCTTGATCAAGATGAGAGAAAGCAACCGTCTCATTCTCAAGAGGCAGCTACAGTCGAGAACAGCAAGGAAATTAATACAAACTTGGTCCAAAGTGTCTGA
- the LOC110491398 gene encoding kinesin-like protein KIF20B isoform X1 has product MDTCLDKKPAKVGPIVVEDLRENLFADCCAIPSAMPQDSVSFEKEHLRAYLRIRPFTAEENESGESQECVSMEPPDTVLLRAPRTSLSTRRQTSHSDGDKPVSQTAQRFQFTQVYGPDTTQRQMFDGTVKRLVRDVLEGGNSVVFTYGVTNAGKTFTLLGPESDGGILPRSLNVIFNSIEGRVYTRNDIKPHRCRDFTRLTKFQQDEETTNKLNLLRLSKESGFLKSTMSSTCRSTILEGSSLSDVSDQGEGDRFCLDVDSHTKYSVWVSFCEIYNENIHDLLEPIPNGSHRRTVLRLSQDINGNTFVKALKWVQVNNFEEAYKIMKIGKKNQSFSCTKLNNVSSRSHSIFSIRILRIEDVGVPRVHTISELSLCDLAGSERCGRTQNKGVQLKEAGNINTSLLILGKCINTLRLNQQAKFRQHVPFRESKLTHYLQGFFSGRGKACMIVNINQCASMYDEMLNVLKFSAVAQKVVVLNIKPVLAIAPKISAREVSLIINNADCKDLWSRRKSSMVAWETTLEDLQEDEDDEEESCDEGMAEETILEVEELRENLLTEEAEKLALESHIRGEVTIEFMELFSKMESDYNERLAKEREITEDRVDKRLEILKNLVGKSVSECASVSCDKETTREDKVGLLEGIVDTMRDDLARIRRDAEAAQTCLVDLPESPGTVASLMKQVDNLSEELFKTQQQLKLKTNEMAEMSIEMKTLCGQLEEAKENLESQTQNFEALMETCHEKDNVITKLQEAMDQNSDASTRDRALVDSIKEEILSLKQNCKCMSRDSPSSEEGRKRHADVLEDLDDQPALKKGSLEVERLILADELEKLQVVCRQKDMTISQLKEENEAKVQKLETVKGEIKNDVAEELKRERVSFEQTVQKLSDDLEEQTDCCEAVMASLEKERKETARLSKDNKALVNGIFQLQQTSLKVESSVKTLQTELTEQTERSAKLPEELEAARALSKGLKDKSNQKYQTIESLTLETERLRKDAEELKVSSAQRNNSKFHDTIDAMKRQCEIVVEKSVQKSQRIADLEQELNQVREQLSGQEELCNQLETQWSEAQFNLQGYELENGASNKIMKSYADLKKVAGHQKEQIVDLEVQVQASGGSSEKIAELEKQLAEMEAQCRALQERLEEAQRKLEEVESHGKSKEKVIEDMRLALTEQERTQTEQEQILEAKMKEIEALSEELTSLKGGCLQKNTNGAKSSHVLNDCPGQCENVKWECQRTEERLRLSNEQYESERWLEEKAILMKVANGPEEEKSPCLALEFLRGCSEELRCRQLQTEEETLPTQPSEKEESREESGSLVEALKLEMQKLQERKADKERELRELANFQTQEELDFSEVSTDGSREHCFPKPELEIQFTTLQPNKLNIRRQGEDKISRSARKRKSNEMEKVQIRSNDPVESENKKNIKLRRDNRVNIQSPTVLCVKADQKKQQTPASLKCKKDGTLQMIGDFIQSSPSLLGSKVKTVMGIVSGRPTERKKDTAVKPKRTKRKLYKTDISSPLDIPSHLILGLDQDERKQPSHSQEAATVENSKEINTNLVQSV; this is encoded by the exons ATGGATACGTGTTTGGACAAGAAACCAGCGAAAGTGGGACCGATTGTGGTTGAGGATTTGAGAGAGAATTTGTTTGCTGATTGTTGTGCAATTCCATCTGCTATGCCACAG GATTCTGTATCATTTGAGAAAGAGCATCTGCGGGCCTACCTCAGGATACGTCCCTTTACCGCAGAAGAGAATGAAAGTGGTGAATCTCAG GAATGTGTCTCCATGGAACCACCAGACACCGTTTTACTCAGGGCACCTAGGACCTCTTTATCAACCAGACGACAAACCAGTCACTCAGACGGTGACAAACCAGTCTCTCAGACAGCCCAACGATTTCAGTTCACCCAG GTGTATGGCCCTGACACTACACAGAGGCAGATGTTTGATGGCACAGTGAAACGTCTGGTAAGGGATGTTCTAGAAGGAGGGAATTCTGTTGTCTTCACATATGGAGTCACCAACGCTGGGAAGACATTCACATTACTCG GCCCTGAGAGTGATGGTGGAATTTTGCCAAGGTCGTTGAACGTGATCTTCAACAGCATTGAGGGCAGAGTTTACACGCGGAACGACATCAAACCACATCGATGCAGAGACTTCACCAGGCTCACAAAGTTCCAGCAGGATGAAGAGACTACAAATAAGCTAAACCTCTTGAGACTGTCAAAGGAG AGTGGTTTTCTGAAAAGTACGATGAGCTCCACTTGCAGGTCAACAATACTGGAGG GTTCTTCCTTAAGCGATGTCAGTGAtcagggggaaggagacaggttctgCCTGGATGTGGACTCCCACACTAAATACTCTGTGTGGGTGTCCTTCTGTGAAATCTACAATGAGAATATCCACGACCTACTGGAGCCCATTCCTAATGGCTCACATAGGAGAACCGTCCTTCGGCTGTCCCAGGACATCAATGGCAACACCTTTGTGAAAG CTCTAAAGTGGGTTCAAGTAAACAATTTCGAGGAGGCGTACAAAATCATGAAGATCGGAAAGAAGAACCAGAGTTTCTCCTGCACGAAGCTCAACAACGTCTCCAGCAGAAGCCATAGCATATTCTCCATTCGGATCTTGCGTATTGAAGATGTTGGTGTACCCAGAGTCCACACAATTAGCGA GTTGTCGTTGTGTGATCTGGCTGGATCGGAGAGATGTGGAAGGACTCAGAATAAAGGAGTGCAACTAAAAGAGGCTGGCAACATCAACACCTCATTGCTGATTCTGGGCAAATGCATCAACACTCTGAGGCTCAACCAACAAGCCAA GTTTCGACAACATGTGCCCTTCAGAGAGAGCAAGCTCACACACTACCTCCAGGGCTTTTTCTCTGGTAGAGGGAAAGCCTGCATGATCGTCAACATCAACCAATGCGCCTCCATGTACGACGAGATGCTCAACGTCCTCAAGTTCTCTGCTGTCGCCCAAAAG GTGGTGGTCCTCAATATCAAACCAGTCCTTGCCATTGCCCCGAAGATATCTGCCAGGGAGGTGTCCCTCATCATCAACAATGCTGACTGCAAAGACCTATGGAGTAGGAGGAAGAGCTCCATGGTGGCTTGGGAAACCACTCTGGAGGATTTGCAGGAAGAtgaggatgatgaagaggaaAGTTGTGATGAGGGAATGGCAGAGGAAACCATTCTTgag GTGGAGGAACTAAGGGAGAATCTTCTGACGGAGGAAGCTGAGAAATTGGCTTTGGAGTCTCACATCCGTGGAGAGGTCACCATCGAGTTCATGGAGCTATTCTCCAAAATGGAAAGTGATTACAA CGAGCGTCTTGCGAAAGAGAGGGAGATCACCGAGGACCGAGTGGACAAGAGGTTGGAAATCCTGAAAAATTTAGTCGGCAAGAGTGTCAGCGAGTGTGCAAGTGTCTCTTGTGACAAGGAAACAACAAGG GAGGATAAGGTAGGGCTCTTGGAGGGGATCGTTGACACTATGCGAGACGACCTGGCTAGAATCAGGAGGGATGCGGAGGCTGCACAGACCTGCCTGGTGGACCTGCCTGAGTCTCCTGGCACTGTGGCCAGCCTGATGAAGCAAGTGGACAACTTATCAGAGGAGCTCTTCAAGACCCAACAGCAACTCAAACTCAAAACCAATG AAATGGCCGAAATGAGCATTGAAATGAAAACATTGTGCGGACAGCTAGAGGAAGCGAAGGAG AATTTGGAATCTCAGACACAGAATTTTGAGGCCTTAATGGAAACCTGCCATGAGAAAGACAATGTGATAACCAAGCTGCAGGAAGCAATGGACCAGAATAGTGATGCTTCAACTAGGGAT AGGGCCTTGGTTGACTCCATCAAGGAGGAGATCCTGAGCTTGAAACAGAATTGTAAATGTATGAGCCGGGACAGTCCCAGTTCTGAGGAGGGCAGAAAACGCCATGCAGATGTCCTGGAAGATCTTGATGATCAGCCTGCGCTGAAGAAag GGAGTCTTGAGGTCGAGCGTCTCATTCTGGCAGACGAGTTGGAGAAACTCCAGGTGGTATGTCGCCAAAAAGACATGACCATTTCACAGTTAAAAGAAGAAAACGAGGCGAAGGTTCAGAAGTTGGAGACGGTCAAAGGAGAGATAAAGAATGACGTCGCTGAAGAGCTCAAACGTGAGAGGGTTTCATTCGAACAGACTGTCCAGAAGCTCAGCGATGATCTGGAGGAGCAGACTGATTGTTGTGAAGCTGTTATGGCCTcgctggagaaagagaggaaagagacagccAGGCTCTCCAAAGACAACAAAGCTCTTGTCAACGGCATCTTCCAGCTCCAGCAGACATCATTGAAAGTGGAGTCTTCGGTGAAAACTCTCCAAACAGAACTAACCGAACAGACTGAGAGGTCCGCCAAGCTTCCAGAGGAGCTAGAAGCAGCCAGAGCACTCTCGAAGGGTCTTAAAGACAAATCAAACCAAAAATACCAAACCATTGAATCCTTGACTTTGGAAACAGAACGACTCCGGAAGGATGCGGAGGAACTGAAGGTCTCTTCTGCACAGAGGAACAACTCCAAGTTCCATGACACCATAGATGCCATGAAGAGGCAGTGTGAGATCGTGGTGGAGAAGTCGGTTCAGAAGAGCCAGCGGATAGCTGACCTGGAGCAGGAGCTCAACCAGGTCAGAGAGCAGCTCTCTGGACAGGAGGAACTCTGCAACCAGCTAGAGACACAGTGGTCGGAGGCCCAATTTAACCTACAGGGCTATGAATTAGAGAACGGGGCTTCAAACAAAATTATGAAGAGTTACGCCGACCTCAAAAAGGTGGCAGGCCACCAGAAGGAGCAGATCGTGGACCTGGAGGTGCAGGTGCAGGCCTCTGGAGGCAGCTCTGAGAAGATTGCAGAGTTGGAGAAGCAGCTGGCTGAGATGGAGGCCCAGTGCAGAGCTCTGCAAGAGAGACTAGAAGAGGCTCAACGGAaactggaggaggtggagagtcATGGAAAGTCCAAGGAAAAGGTGATTGAAGACATGCGTCTTGCACTGACAGAGCAGGAGAGAACACAGACCGAACAAGAGCAGATTCTGGAAGCCAAGATGAAAGAGATTGAGGCTTTAAGTGAGG AGCTGACAAGTTTGAAGGGTGGCTGCCTACAGAAAAACACAAACGGTGCCAAGTCCTCTCATGTCCTCAACGACTGTCCCGGCCAGTGCGAGAACGTGAAGTGGGAATGTCAACGGACCGAAGAGCGCTTGAGG CTGTCTAATGAACAGTATGAGTCGGAGAGGTGGCTTGAAGAGAAGGCCATTCTGATGAAGGTAGCCAATGggccagaggaggagaagagtccGTGCCTGGCCCTGGAGTTCTTGAGAGGGTGTTCAGAAGAGCTCCGCTGTAGGCAGCTGCAGACTGAAGAG GAGACCTTGCCAACGCAGCCCTCTGAGAAagaagagagcagggaggagagtGGCTCTCTGGTCGAGGCCCTCAAATTAGAGATGCAGAAACTACAGGAGAGGAaagcagacaaagagagagaactcAGGGAGCTCGCCAACTTCCAAACACAAGAG GAACTGGACTTCTCGGAGGTGTCCACAGACGGCAGCCGAGAGCATTGCTTCCCCAAACCAGAGCTGGAGATCCAATTCACCACTCTGCAACCCAACAAGCTGAACATCCGGAGGCAGGGAGAGGACAAAATCAGCCGCTCAGCCAGGAAGAGAAAAAGCAACGAGATGGAGAAGGTACAGATCAGATCAAAT GACCCTGTGGAAAGTGAAAACAAAAAGAATATAAAGTTGAGGAGGGACAACAGAGTGAACATACAG TCGCCGACCGTGCTCTGTGTAAAAGCAGACCAGAAGAAGCAACAGACCCCAGCAAGTCTGAAATGCAAAAAGGATGGAACCCTCCAGATGATTGGAGACTTCATCCAGAGTTCCCCAAGTCTGCTCGGAAGCAAAG TGAAGACAGTTATGGGGATTGTAAGTGGAAGACCTACAGAGCGAAAGAAAGACACAGCAGTGAAACCGAAGAGGACCAAGAGGAAACTGTACAAGACCGACATCTCCTCCCCTTTGGACATCCCGTCTCATCTG ATCCTTGGTCTTGATCAAGATGAGAGAAAGCAACCGTCTCATTCTCAAGAGGCAGCTACAGTCGAGAACAGCAAGGAAATTAATACAAACTTGGTCCAAAGTGTCTGA